CTTGGCGAAGGCGTCGGTGACCTTGGTGCCCAGCGCGTAGGCCGCGTTCATCCACAGGTACTTGCCGTGCTCGGTGCCGTCGGTGCGTTCGACGAAGTTGAACGCCTCGACCGGATCGGTGTCCGGCCCGTACGGCAGGCGGCCGAGCACGTGCGGCATCGCCAGGCCGACGTAGCGCGAATCCTCGGATGCGCGGAAGCTCTTCCACTTCGCGTATTCGACGGTGTCGAAGATCTTGGCCAGGTCGCGAGGGCCGGACAACTCGGTGAAGTCGTCGAAGCCCAGCAGCTCAGGCGAGGCCGCGCTCAGGAACGGCGCATGCGCCGCGGCGGCGACGTGCGAGATTTCCTCGACCAGGTACATGTCCTCGGGATGGCGGCCGAACTCGAAGTCGCCGATCAGGGTCGCGAACGGCGCACCGCCGAAGGTGCCGTATTCCTCTTCGTAGATCTTCTTGAACAACGTGCTCTGGTCGAAATCCGAAGCCGCCTTGAAATCCTTGACCAGTTCCTTCTTGGTCGTGTTCAGCACCTTGATCTTCAGGCCGGTGCTGGTCTCGGAATTGTCGACCAGGTACTTCAGGCCGCGCCAGCTGCCTTCCAGTTGCTGGAATTCCGGCGCGTGCATCACCGCCGACAACTGCTCGGAGAGCACGCGGTCGATCTCGGCGATGCGCGCGTCGATCGCGGTGATCGCGTCCTTCGACACGGTCATGGCGCCATCGCTGACCTGCGCCACCAGCTCGGCGATCAGGTCGCGCGCACGGGTGCGTTCGCTGTCGGAGCGGGCGATCTTGCTCTGGGTCAGGATCTGGTCGAGCAGTCCGCCTTCGGCGGCTTCGGCAGTGGCGGCGCCCGCCGCCTGGGTTTCGGTATTGGCCATGATGTTCGCTCGCTCTCGTGTCGTCGTGGTCTGCAGGTCAGGCGCGGATCGCGTGCCGGGTCATTCGTCGGACTTCGGCCCGACTTCCTTGCTCAATTGGGCGATCTTGTCGGTGTTCTGCAGGACCTCGTTCAACAGGTCCTCGAACTTGTCGTTGCCGGCGGCCTTGTTGCGCAGGTCGGCCAGCTTCTGGCGGGCTTCCAGCAGCTTGCGCAGCGGGTCGATCTGGTTGACCACGCGTTCCGGCGAGAAGTCCTCCAGGCTGCGGAAGTTCAGTTCGACGCCGAGCTTGGAGCCGTCGTCGGCCAGCTTGTTGTCGACCTGCATCTGCACCCGCGGCTTCATGCCCTTGAGCACGTCGTCGTAGTTGTCCTTGTCGACGTTGACGAACTTGCGGTCCTTCAGCTTGCCCAGCGGTTCCGCCGGCTGGCCGCTGAAGTTGCCGACCACGCCGGCGACGAAGGGCAGTTCCTTCTTCTCGATGGCATCGCCGACTTCGACGTCGTAGGTGAGCTGCACGCGCGGGGCGCGTACGCGGTCGAGCTTGTGCTGGGTGCTTTCCTTCTTGGCCATGACGATCCCCGTGCGCGTGGTGTTGGGTGGGTGTTGCCTGTCGATTGGAACGGCGGCGCGTGGCGAACGCGGCCTCCGCTGATCATGGAAACGAGTCTAGGAAGCGCGGGCGGCCGGCAAAATCCGCCGGACGGCCAGAAATGGGCATATGCCATTCGACCTGAGCGTCGGCATGGCCGCGGCGAGCGCGAGTTTGCGTGCTGCGGCCATGTCAGTACGACGGCGGCAGGCCGACCCGTTCGCGGATCGAGGACAAGGTGCTTTCGTCGCGGATGAGCTCGGCCAGGAACTGCTCCAGCGGCATGTTGGCCCAGGCCACCGCCCGCTCCAGCAGATAGGCCACCGGGCTGTGCGGTTCGGTGCGGCGGAAGAAGGCGGCGATGTCGTTCAGCGCCCGCAGCGCCGCTTCCTTGGAGGCCAGGCTGCCCCCATTCAGGTCGAGCGAGGCACCGCCGCCACCCGCACCGCCCGACACGACGGCACCGCTCCCGTCCGACGCCGCTTCGTCGGCGATCACGGCCACGCCCAGGCCCTTCGCCGCGGCGACCTTGGCATACACCTGCTGGATCTTCTTCAATGCATCGTCGATCGCGGCCAGGTTCGGTGCCTCGCGGCCAAGGCGTTCGTCGGCCTTGGCGGAAAAACGGGCGAAGGCATCGCGCGCGGCTTGCACCTGGTCGATGCGTTCGCGCACGGTCGCCTCGGAGGTGGACTGGATGCGGCTGTCGTAGGTCTCGCCGTTGATCCGGTTCTCGTCCAGCGCGGCCTGGTAGGCCTCCGCGTTCTGCCGACCTAGGTTGTCCACCTCGCGCGAATCGATCCAGCCGGCCAGGGTCAGCGCGGCCTGCGGGTCGTCGTTGAGCATCATCGACTGCAACGCGCGGCTGCCGTAGGTGGCGAACCAGGCCAGCTTGCTGGCGCGCTCCTCCAGATCGCCATCGTCGGCGCGCGGGTACAGGCCGTCCCAGTACTGGTCGAGCAGGCCATGCAGCAGGTCGAAGCCGTCGCGCGCGCCCTCCAGTCCATGCCGCGCGATCGCCGCCTCGCCCAGCCACACCGCCGCCTGCAGGTCCTTGCTGGTGCGCAGGAGGATGTCCTCGGCCAGGCTCTGCGCCTCGCGCCAGTCGGCCACCTTCAGCTCGGTCTGCCATTCGCCCTGGGCAAGCCCCGGATCGTCCGCGCGGCGGGCCTCGCGGATGCGGTCGAACTGGTCGGAAAAGCTGGCATCGCTGCCGGCCGGATCGCCGCCGGGGATCGGGGCGAGGAGTTCGTTGACGTCGATGGCCATGGCGCGGCTCCGCTGGTTCGTGGTCTGTGGTTATCGGGGCGACGGGATCATTCGAGGATCACGTTCGGCACCTCGGCGCGCGCGGTGCTCGCGCCGAGGTACTGCTTCATCTGGTCGGACAGTTCGACCTGCAGGAACACGCGGGCGCTGCGGAACTTCGCTTCGCCGAGCTTCTGCCGCAATTCGCCCCACTGCGCCGGGGTGTAGCTGCCGCGGAAGTCCTCGACGCCGAACGCGTGCGCGCCGCCGGCGAATTCCTCGATCAATTTCGCGAAGCCCTCCGCCCCCTCGTAGATGCGGGTCAGGCTGATCGGCGCGGCCGGCGCTTCGGCCGGGTGCATCTCGCTGGTGGCCGGGTCGAATTCCTGGGTCGCCGCGGCCTCTTCGTCCGCCGGCGGCACGAAGTTGATCTGGATGCTCGCGGTCAGGCAGCTGGACGGCGACCAGAACACCTTGGCGGTGGCGTCGGCCAGCGACGCGCCGGCGGAACTGGCGCGGAAGGTGCGCTGGCTGCATTCCACCTGGAACACGGTGCCGCCCTCGGCTTCGTCGAGCGCACCGAGCTCGCTCGGCCGGGTCAGGGTGAAGCTGCCGGCCAGGAACGGCGGGCCGTTGTCGAGCACCGGCAGGAACTTGCGCTCCGAGGCCACCATCGACTGATAGGCGGGCGTGAGCGGCATGGTCACCCCGCCCACCTTCACCGGCATGCGCTCCTTCTCGGTGATGAACGGCTTCAGCCAGTCGTTGACGAACGCGCCGAGCTTGCCCTGCGGGCCGTACAACGCCTCGACCTGCTGTTCCTGCGGCAACGCCGCCAGCGGCTTCACCACGCTTTCGCGCCAGCGCTCCTGAACGTATTCGCCGGCGCGGTGCACGGTCAGGAACAGCAGCAGCTTCGACGGCCCCTGCACCACCGACCAGGCCGCGAAATCGTCGCCCTTGAATTCGGTGGCGTACTGCTCGCCGGGCTTGTCCACCGCATCGATCAGCGCCGTGTATTCGCTGGCCGGCGGCTTGTCGGCCTTGCCCTTGCTGGCGAACAGGTCGGACGCGATCTGGTACACGTCCTCGCCCGTGCCTTCGGCCTGCAGGCGCAGGTAGGCGCGGGCGAAATCGGCATCCTCGCCGGCCAGCACCTTCGCCTGGGTGTCGTGCATCGCCAGCAGCCACGGCGGCGGCGGGATCTTCTCGCCGCCGAACTTGAACGAATCCGCGAGGAAGCGCCCGAACGGCCGCCACGAGGACAGCCAGTTCGATTTCATCTGCACCCAGGTCGCCGCCCAGCGCGACGAGAACGGCCAGTCGAGCGGCAGTTCATACAAATCGCGCTGGGCTGCATGAAAAAAACGTTCGTAGGGGTTCTGCTTGCCGGCCGCACGCGCCAGCAGGTCGCCGTAGTGGCCGCGCCACAGGCCGATGCCGTCGCCGAAGCGCGCCTGGAACTTCGACCAGCCGGCGAAGTAGTCGCGGAAATAGGCGTTGCGCAAGTCGTCGATGCGCGCCTGCTTGTCCGGCGCCTGCTCGCCCAGGGTCGCCAGCATCGGCTGCACGACGCCGTCCCAGGCATCCTTGGTATAGGCCTGCGAGATCGCCGCGGTTTCGCCGCCGTCGGTGCCGACCACCGCGTTCTCGGGCAGCCAGTAGGTGCCGAGGTCCCTGCCCTTGTCGCGCGCGTCGGCCCACTTCTTCAGGTCGGCGGCGTTCGGCGTGTAGCCGGCCAGCAGCTTGGTCAGCAGGCCCTGGAGCCGGGCGTGTTCGTCATCCAGTACGTTTTTTTTTTGCCAGCGCAGGTAGCCGAGGTAGGTGGCGAAGATGTCCGCGGCGTTCTCGCGGTCGCGGCCGGTGTCGTTGCCGGGGCTGCGGAACGGCGCGAACAGCCGCGCGCGCGGGTCGAAACTCACGTTGTTCGGCAACTCGCGCTCGCGGCACTTCACGTCGCAGCCTTCCTCCAGCAGGCGCAGGCGCTGGGTGATCGCCAGCACGTGCTCGATCCCGGCGCGATGCTGCTGGATGTCCGCGGCCAGCATCTGGTCCTCGGGGCGAGGATCAGGTTGTTGAAGTCCTCGATCACCCGCTGCTTCATGTCGCGGATCTGGCTGTCGGCCTTGCGGATGCCGAAGCTCAGCCACTTGTTGCTGGCCTCGGCCTCCAGTTTCTCGATGGTGCGGCCGCAGCCGGCCACCCATTCGATGCGCCCGCCGGAGGTGCGGTCGGCGACCTCGGCGCAGGCGGCCTGGGTCTGCGCCAGCAGGGTGCTGTCGTCGCCGCTGGCCTTCGACAGGCTGTAGGCGATCGAGGCCGACAAGCCGAGCATCGCCAGCACGCCGACGCCGGCCATCGCCATGCGTCCCGCATTGCCGCGGAAGCTGGTGCCCGCCAGCGGCTGGTCGCTGGGCAGGAAGCGGGTGAACAGGTCGGCGACGAAGGCGCCCCCGCGATGCGCGGCGTCCGCGCCGCCGGCGAAGTACAGGCCGCGCCAGCGCGGGGTGCGCTGGAACGGGTTGTCCTCCAGCATCAGGGTGACGAACAGCGACAGTCCTTGCTGCGCCTGGCGCAGCGATTCGACGAAGTCGAACACCGCGCGGCGCTGGGTCGGCGTGGCCTGCGCGCGCAACGCGGTCATGCGCAAGGCGTGCAGGCGGTCCTCGATCGGCTTGAGGATGTCGTCGATGCGCCCGCTGCTGGCGGCGCTGACCACCTCGTTGTCGGCGAAGCGATGGCCCAGCGCCTGCGCGAAGGCCTCGGCCGGCAGCGTCGCGCGCAGCTGGGCATAGCCCGGCAGGCGCTCCAGCCCGCTGACCACGAAGTACACCGGCATCTGCACCTGCAGGTGTTCCATCGCTTCGTCCACCAACCGGCGCAGGCGCGTCGCGGTGGTCTTCAGCGCATCCGCCGGGCCGAGCAGGGTCTGCGCGGCGACCGCCACCACGATCCCGTTGAGCGGCAGCTTCTCGCGCTCGTCGGCGAGCTTCATCAGCGCCTGGTACCACAGGCCGCGATCCAGCCGCGCATTGGTGTCGGCGACCACCCGCGGGTGCATCTCGATGGCGATCATCGATTTGTGGAACCACCAACGCCAGACCTCGTCCGCATCCATCGCCGGCTTGTCCGATGCGGGGAACGGCGACACCTCGCTGCCGGCGCGCAGCAGGCCGTCGACATTGGCATCGGCATCGCCGACGAACAGCAGCCACGGGATGCGGTACAGCGGGTTGCGGCCCTTGTCCATCTCCGGCGAGCGCGCGATGGTGCGCTTGGCCTCGGCGATGGCGGCGGTCATCTTCTGCAATGGCTCGCGCTCGTCTTCCGCGGCACCCGGGCCGAGGTCGCCGATGCGCTTGCGGGTGCGGCCCTTCAGCGAGGCCTTGCGCTGGCCGGCGGTGAACCACCACAGCACCACCAGCGCGACCAGGCAGATCGCCAATACCTGCCAGAAGCGCATCGGCACCATCGGGATCAGGGCCAGCCCGAGGAAGACCAGGCCCACCACCACCACCAGCAGCACCAGGGTCACCACGATCCGGCGCAGCCACGGCTTCTTCGCCGTGTCCGAGCCTTGCTGGTAGAGATAGCCGATCCGCGAGAAGACCGAACCGATGCCCGAGAACAGGCGTTCCACGAAGTCCAGCGGGTTCACTGTGCGGGCTCCTCTGCCGGTGCTTCGGTGGTGTCGTCGACGGCTTGCTGCGCGTCGTCCGCCGGCGCCGCGCCGACCCCGCAGGCGACCAGCGCCGCCTGCTTGTCGGCGCCTTCCGCCGGCTCGGTCTGCATGAACAGGTAGGCGGCGGCGAGCTTGGCGTTGCCGCGGTTGGCGTCCAGCATCCGCCGCAGCTTCGGCAGGTAGTCCTTGGCCGATTCCGCTTCCGGCAATGGATCCGCGTACAACGGCGTGGGCGAGCTGATCACGGTGATCAGTTCCTGGCCCAGCGGCGGGCAGACCACCCAGCCGCGGCCTTCCTCGCCGATGGTCAG
Above is a genomic segment from Thermomonas aquatica containing:
- the tssB gene encoding type VI secretion system contractile sheath small subunit, giving the protein MAKKESTQHKLDRVRAPRVQLTYDVEVGDAIEKKELPFVAGVVGNFSGQPAEPLGKLKDRKFVNVDKDNYDDVLKGMKPRVQMQVDNKLADDGSKLGVELNFRSLEDFSPERVVNQIDPLRKLLEARQKLADLRNKAAGNDKFEDLLNEVLQNTDKIAQLSKEVGPKSDE
- the tssA gene encoding type VI secretion system protein TssA, whose protein sequence is MAIDVNELLAPIPGGDPAGSDASFSDQFDRIREARRADDPGLAQGEWQTELKVADWREAQSLAEDILLRTSKDLQAAVWLGEAAIARHGLEGARDGFDLLHGLLDQYWDGLYPRADDGDLEERASKLAWFATYGSRALQSMMLNDDPQAALTLAGWIDSREVDNLGRQNAEAYQAALDENRINGETYDSRIQSTSEATVRERIDQVQAARDAFARFSAKADERLGREAPNLAAIDDALKKIQQVYAKVAAAKGLGVAVIADEAASDGSGAVVSGGAGGGGASLDLNGGSLASKEAALRALNDIAAFFRRTEPHSPVAYLLERAVAWANMPLEQFLAELIRDESTLSSIRERVGLPPSY
- a CDS encoding type VI secretion system protein, with amino-acid sequence MNPLDFVERLFSGIGSVFSRIGYLYQQGSDTAKKPWLRRIVVTLVLLVVVVGLVFLGLALIPMVPMRFWQVLAICLVALVVLWWFTAGQRKASLKGRTRKRIGDLGPGAAEDEREPLQKMTAAIAEAKRTIARSPEMDKGRNPLYRIPWLLFVGDADANVDGLLRAGSEVSPFPASDKPAMDADEVWRWWFHKSMIAIEMHPRVVADTNARLDRGLWYQALMKLADEREKLPLNGIVVAVAAQTLLGPADALKTTATRLRRLVDEAMEHLQVQMPVYFVVSGLERLPGYAQLRATLPAEAFAQALGHRFADNEVVSAASSGRIDDILKPIEDRLHALRMTALRAQATPTQRRAVFDFVESLRQAQQGLSLFVTLMLEDNPFQRTPRWRGLYFAGGADAAHRGGAFVADLFTRFLPSDQPLAGTSFRGNAGRMAMAGVGVLAMLGLSASIAYSLSKASGDDSTLLAQTQAACAEVADRTSGGRIEWVAGCGRTIEKLEAEASNKWLSFGIRKADSQIRDMKQRVIEDFNNLILAPRTRCWPRTSSSIAPGSSTCWRSPSACACWRKAAT
- the tssC gene encoding type VI secretion system contractile sheath large subunit yields the protein MANTETQAAGAATAEAAEGGLLDQILTQSKIARSDSERTRARDLIAELVAQVSDGAMTVSKDAITAIDARIAEIDRVLSEQLSAVMHAPEFQQLEGSWRGLKYLVDNSETSTGLKIKVLNTTKKELVKDFKAASDFDQSTLFKKIYEEEYGTFGGAPFATLIGDFEFGRHPEDMYLVEEISHVAAAAHAPFLSAASPELLGFDDFTELSGPRDLAKIFDTVEYAKWKSFRASEDSRYVGLAMPHVLGRLPYGPDTDPVEAFNFVERTDGTEHGKYLWMNAAYALGTKVTDAFAKYGWCAAIRGVEGGGLVEGLPTHTFATDDGEVALKCPTEIAITDRREKELADLGLIPLVHCKGTDYAAFFSTQSAQKAKEYNTDAANANARLSSQLQYIFAVSRIAHYLKSMMRDKIGSFASKSSVELFLNNWISQYVLLDDNASQEMKAQYPLREAKIEVTEVPGKPGAYKSVAFLRPHYQLDELSVSLRLVAELPKSAR